The sequence TGTGCAGGCCTGTCAAAAACTGCTCGCCAATAAGAAAGTGATTGCAATAATCGGCCCTACGCTTTCAGGGCCGAGCCTCGCGATCACTCAGATGTGTCAGAATGCCAAGGTGCCGCTGGTCTCATGCGCGGCAAGCATCAAGATTGTCGAGCCGGTGAAGCCTTATGTCTTCAAGACCGCGCAGGCGGATTCGCTCGCGGTTGGAAAGATCATCAGCTATTTAAGGCTGAAGAAGATCAAGCGAGTGGGCTTTATTAATGATTCCAATGCTTTCGGCTCCAGCGGCCGCGACCAGTGGATGGAGGTTGCAGCGAAGGCAGGTATCAAGACGGTTGCCACGGAGTCTTTCAACACTGCCGACACTTCCATGACTGCGCAGCTCACCAAGATACGCGCGGCCAAACCCCAGGCGATAATCTGCTGGGGGACCAATCCCGGCCCTGCAATCGTGGCAAAGGATGTAAAGAGACTGGGGATCAAGATACCGCTGATTATGAGCCATGGCATCGCGAACATGAAGTTCATCGAGCTTGCGGGAAGCGCAGCCGAGGGTGTGATATTCCCCGCGGGCAAGCTGATTGTTGCAAAGCAGATACCGTCTTCGGACCCACAGAAAAAGCAGCTCTTGAGGTATTCCTCCCAGTATACGAAGTCTTATAACAAGTCTTCGAATACTTTTGGCGGGCATGCGTGGGACGCGTTCACGCTCGTGACCGATGCCATCAAGAAGGTGGGCGGCAACCGGGCTAAAGTCAGAAGCGCCATAGAGAGCCGGAAGAAGTTCGTCGGAATAACGGGCGTGTTTGACTTCAGCTCAAAAGATCATGCCGGTCTGGACAAGAACGCCTTTGCTCTCGTTCAGATCAAGAACGGCAAGTGGGCGCTTAAATAGTAGTTGAATATTAGAGGTTGGGTGTCTTGCATCCAACCTCTAACTATATGAATACCGTATATTCAGCCCGATCAAAAGGTCTGAGACTCGCGAAGAGGAGTGGGTAAGCAGGCTCTTAGCTCTCTACTCTCTGCTCTTAACTATTATCGAGGTAGTATTGGACCAGTTAAGTCAGATTCCCCAACTGGTAGTCTCGGGGATTACCAGCGGATGTATATACGCGATCGTCGCGATCGGTTTTTCAATCATCTATAACTCCACTCAGGTTATTAACTTTGCGCAGGGTGAGTTTGTGATGATAGGCGCGATGGTCGCTGCTGTGCTGGTAGCCAAGGTGAGTTTGGCAATCGCTTTTCCGGTTGCGGTTGCCGCGGGCTGCCTAGTCGGCGCTTTAGTAGCATTGTGCGTGATCATTCCGCACAAAAAAGCATCAGTGGTGACTTTGATCATTATCACTGTCGGCGCTTCGATAATGCTGCGCGGTCTGGCGCAGCTCTTTTGGGGAGAGCAGGCGATTCCTGTCGCGCCGTTTACGGGCAGTGTGAGCCGATTTGGCGTGGAGGATCGAATTTTTCATATATTCGGAGCTGCGGCCAGAGCGCAGGATTTATGGGTCATAGTGATTACGGCGCTGCTTGTCATAGGTATGCACTTATTCTATAAATATACGCTGGTCGGTCAGGCTATGCGCGCCTGTTCTATGAACCCGACCGGCGCCAAGCTTGCCGGGATCAGCGTGAAAAAGATGATCGTGCTCTCGTTTGTGATGGCAGCGGCGATGGGGGCAGTCGCGGGAGTGACTGTCTCGCCGGTCTTCTACGCCCGCTGCAATATGGGCACAGCCTTGGGCCTAAAGGGCTTTTGCGCGGCGGTGATGGGAGGGCTCGGCAGCTTCGGCGGCGGAGTCGCTGCCGGAATCGCGCTGGGAATCATCGAATCGCTCGCCGGAGGGCTGCTTTCGAGCGACTACGGCGAGGCCGTGGCGTTTGTTATTCTGCTCGTGATACTCTTTGTCCGACCCGAGGGTCTGCTCTCTCGCCGAAAGGCGGTGGCTTGACATGGCGGTTGAGGCTCCTGCAGCGGTTCCGGTCAAGATCAGAC comes from Armatimonadota bacterium and encodes:
- a CDS encoding branched-chain amino acid ABC transporter permease; amino-acid sequence: MDQLSQIPQLVVSGITSGCIYAIVAIGFSIIYNSTQVINFAQGEFVMIGAMVAAVLVAKVSLAIAFPVAVAAGCLVGALVALCVIIPHKKASVVTLIIITVGASIMLRGLAQLFWGEQAIPVAPFTGSVSRFGVEDRIFHIFGAAARAQDLWVIVITALLVIGMHLFYKYTLVGQAMRACSMNPTGAKLAGISVKKMIVLSFVMAAAMGAVAGVTVSPVFYARCNMGTALGLKGFCAAVMGGLGSFGGGVAAGIALGIIESLAGGLLSSDYGEAVAFVILLVILFVRPEGLLSRRKAVA
- a CDS encoding ABC transporter substrate-binding protein yields the protein MFRRLLVLLVVVIVAVLVALPGWGAKSGKSPYVIGAIFSTTGDNAPLGVPERETVQMLVEKVNKSGGISGHPVKVEFYDDGGSPQQAVQACQKLLANKKVIAIIGPTLSGPSLAITQMCQNAKVPLVSCAASIKIVEPVKPYVFKTAQADSLAVGKIISYLRLKKIKRVGFINDSNAFGSSGRDQWMEVAAKAGIKTVATESFNTADTSMTAQLTKIRAAKPQAIICWGTNPGPAIVAKDVKRLGIKIPLIMSHGIANMKFIELAGSAAEGVIFPAGKLIVAKQIPSSDPQKKQLLRYSSQYTKSYNKSSNTFGGHAWDAFTLVTDAIKKVGGNRAKVRSAIESRKKFVGITGVFDFSSKDHAGLDKNAFALVQIKNGKWALK